The DNA sequence AGGCTCTGCAGCAGGGTTGGGGCGAAGAGGAGCAGCAGACCGCCACAGATCACAAGGGAGGTCCACCGCAGCTCGCCGATTCCGTAAGCAATCGTCCCGGCCGTAAGAGCCAGCAGGGCGGCGAGATTTCCGCCGATCAAGGGCAGGGTACCCGGGCCTTGTGCAGCTTTGGGGCGGAGACGCAGCGGAAACATGCCGACAATGAGGTAAAAGCTGACGCAGCTGATTGCGAACAGCAGGATGAACCAGATCAGTGCCAGCACATTCGGTTCGATTGCATCCATTGGACAGCTCCAGCGACGCTTGACGTACCAATGATATGTCAGCTAGCTTTCAACCGCAAGCCCATCATGAGCAGGGAGGGAGAAACGCTATGACCAAGGTTTATCGGGGGGACCGCACCATCGACGGCGTGTCTGTGACCGTGGATGGCCAGCCGCTGCCGTATCGCACCGATTTGAAGCGGATCGCGGACGATGATTTCGAGTGGAGCTACGAGGGCGATGCGCCCAGCCAGCTGGCGCTTGCCATCCTGGCCGACCATCTGGGCGATGAGCAGGCCGTGGCTCTCTATGACCTTTTCATGCGGGAGGTGGTTGCCAATTTCAGCAATGAGTGGGAGATGACGTCGGAAGATATTGACGAGGCTTTGTCGCAGATCCGGAGCCAAGCGGCTTAATACTACAGCGGGGATTTACCGGTTGGATACGGCGTTGCCAATGGCACTGATGCGCGCGTTGCTGGTGGCGCCTTCTCCAGATGGACCATGCGATAACGGCGGTGGGTTCTGGTGGCGGCAGGCCGATCCAGGACGCCATATGACCCTCTGCATGGCCGCGGCTGCATTCCTGGCCCGGCTGTCCGCCGAGTTGCGCCGGTCCACCTGGAACAAAGCGAACGAAAGGAGTCCGCCAAAGTCAGTTGCCGCGTGAGCCTGCGCCCGGCACTCCTCCCATCCGTGCCCGAGATCCGCTACCTGCTCGCCCGGCTGCTCCTGAAGCCGCGCACCGCCCGAGCATTCATCTTTGCGTGGTCACGCTGGCGACGGCGACATCAGGCTGCTGCCGAGCATGCCCATTACCGCAAACGCCACTATTCGCACCTGTAGTACTAGCACGCTGACGTTCAGCGGAATGCCGGCACTTGGTGATGGGGGTACGTTGGATATCAGGCTCTCGGCCACGGATCTTGCTGGTGCGAGGGTCCCTGATGACTTCACGATTGAAATCGAGCCATCGAACCATGGGCCGGTTGCCAATAGCGACACGGTCAAGGTCAATGAGGACGCTACAACGCTGAACCTTTGGAATACGCTGCTTGCCGACGATACCGAACCCGATGCTGGCGATACCCGCACGATCGTTTCGGTGAACACGGAGGGTACGGTCGGAACGGTCAGCTTCAGCGCCGCCACGCGAACAGTTACCTATAGCACCGACGATCCGGCCCGGGATCTGCTCGAACCGGACGGTGCCCCGGTGCCGACCAGCTTCATCTACATGATCCGGGATGCTGGCGACCTTGAGTCCACCGCAACGGTCACGGTCAATGTTCCGGGTGTTTAGAGCCCACACCGACCGGCGTGTTCACCGGCACAAAGGGCAACGACACGCTGCAAGCTACATCGGCATCGGAGCGGATGAATGCCGGTGACGGCGACGATGTGCTTACTGGGGCCGGCGGCGGCGACACGATGAATGGTGCCGATGGTGCCGATCTGTTCCTGTTCGGTCCGGGGTTCGGCAAGGATGAGGTGATTGGCTTCAAGGTAGGCGAGGATAAGATTCATGTGCTCGACTATTTTGATGGCACAAGCCTCGACACCCACGTGGAGGCCTTCGCCTTCTTTGACAGCAATGGCGACACCACGCTGAGCGCCCTCGATGACCGCATCAGCCTGGCCAAGGGACGCCTGGTCCTCGATTTCGGAGAGGGCAATCAGATCAGCTTTGTGGGGGTGAAGGAGCTCGGGTCCGACGCATTTGATGGTGCGATGGTCTGATATCTCCGCGCCCGGCCCTGGTACTGGCCTAACCCGCCGTAAGCCCATCGCGCGTGTTGGTGACAGACGGCGCTGCAGCAAAAACCCCCGCAGAAGCTGCCTTCTGCGGGGGTTTCTTTCGTCCAGCGCGGTTCCGTCCGGGAGAGCGCGGAGGTTATTCCGCAGCCACCATGGTGTGCTTCGACTGGGGCTTCGGGGTGCGCGAGGTCTTGCGCATATCCTGCTTCACATAGCGGGTGTCGTAGCCGTTGAACAGGTGACCGATGAGCCCCCGATTGAGGTCGGACGTGCCGAACAGCCAGTCCATGATCGGGAAAGTCAGATTCATGTTCCGCTCCATCATAATGGACTGGTTGTGATGGGCGGTGTGGTGGCGGCGGTTCGTGTTGATGAAGGGCACGTTGCGCACGAACCAGTTCTCATCGACGTGTGTGCAGAAGTGCATGAACTCGTAGATGAGGTACATGGAGGTCGTGGTGGTGATGAAGAGCCAGCCCACATTCGGGGTAAAGATCCAGCCCGCGACCAGCGCCATCGGAATAGACATCAGGGTGAAGGTGGCCAAGGCGTAGGGCGGGAAGAAGGTCACACGCCAGTCATGATGGTTGGCGAAGCGCATTTCTTCTTCGGTGAAGAACTGGTGGTGCATCAAGGTATGGCGATTGTAGATCGCCCGCAGCGCCGGGATTTTGGAGGGTCGGTGCATCACATAGCGATGCAGGAACCATTCGAAGAAGTTCGCACCGAGGAAGGTTACCGGCACGATGAGCAGTTCCCACCAGCGCAGATTCTCGACATTCGCCAGATAGATATACAGCGCGGTAAAGCCGATCGTGTAGATGATGGCGACATGCAGCCAGCCGTTATACCAGCCGGCCACGCGCTCGCGGTAGGTCTCACGATATTTGCGCTGCCGTTCGGTCATCACGGTTTGAGTGAGTTCCATGAGGGCCTCCTAAGCCAAACTGTGTTTCCTGCCAGGGCAGCGATGTTTCGCACGGTCCCTGATATGTCAGTACGCTATCAGCAGTCGCTGCGCTCGTCCAGAGGAATCTGACCGCCTGATTTGATTTGTCCTAACCTGCCGTTCTGGACCCGCTTCGAACTGCCGCTTGAGAGATACTGCTAATATGTTAGACTCTGGCGCCTGTTCAAGCCGTCGGGCGAGATGAGCGCGAGCGGGCGGAATCGCTGGTTCGAAGAGCGGCGCCGAGGTGTCGTAGGGGCGGCGTTTCCATCTGACATATTTCCACAGCAGGGAATCCACCATGGTGCTCTCCTACCAGGCCGCAGTTCTTCATGAGGCCGGATCACCGCTCCGGATCGAAACCGTGACGGCTCCAGACCTACGCCCCAAAGAAGTACTCGTTCAGGTCCGGGCGGCCGGACTTTGTCATACGGATCTCGAGGTAATACAGGGGCAGCTGCGCTATCCCATGCCCATCATTCTGGGTCATGAAGCGGCCGGCGAGGTCGTGGCGATGGGCAGCGAGGCGCAGGAGGTCCAGGTTGGAGACCATGTGGTGCTGTCCTGGAACCCGCATTGCAACAGCTGCTTCTACTGCAATCGCGATCTCCCGATCCTCTGTGAGCCGTATCTGCAAGAAGGAGCGAAGGCCCTGCATTTCGATGGAACTTCCAAGGCCCGGCAAGCGGATGGCACGGAACTCCACCACCTGATGTTTCTCGGCACCTTCGCCGAGTACTGCATCGTACCGGACCAGCAGGCGGTTCCGGTGCCGAAGGCCATCCCTTTCGATGCGGCCTGCCTGATCGGGTGCGGTGTCATGACGGGAGCCGGGGCGGCCCTCAATATCGCCGAGATCGCACCTGGCGATTCAGTGATGGTGGTGGGCTGCGGAGCCGTGGGACTGGCAGCTGTGCAGGGAGCCCGCATGGCAAAGGCCGGCACGATCATCGCCGTGGATCTCAATGATCAAAAGCTGGACCTTGCGACCCGGCTTGGGGCGACACATGGGGTAAATGCGAGCAAAGCGGATGTGGCGGCGCAAGTTCGCGCGCTGACGCAAGGGCGTGGCGCGGATGTGGTGCTGGAATCCGCAGGGAGCCCGGCAGCTTTTCGCACCACGGTGGAGGCAGTACGCCCCGGTGGGCAGGTTATCTGGTTGGGTAAGACGGATGTGCAGGCCGATATTTCGTTTCGCTGGGGCGCTTTGATGCAGGAAAAGCGTATCCGCAGGTCCAGCTACGGTGGGGCACGTCCCTCGCGCGATTTCCCGATGCTGGCGCAAGCCTATATTGATGGCACGTTGAAGCTGGACGAGCTGATCACGCAGCGGATCGGGCTGGACCGCATCAATGATGGTTTCGCAGCACTTGCACGTGGTGAGGCTATTCGGAGCGTTGTGATGTTCTAAGAATGTCTATCAGTGACGGTTTGGTGTCTATGGCAAAGGCACCATCGGCGCCTTGGGCGCACGCTGTAGGGTCCAAGTCATATCGAGAGTAGCAGGCAAATTACTCGATGAAATTGCATTAGGAACTGGAGCAAATGCCTTTGCAAAAATCCGATAATAGCAGCAGAAGCGCAAAGGTGATTGCCCTAGTTGGCGGTGGGCATTTCTTCAGCCACTTCTATCATCTCACGCTACCGCCGCTGTTTCCAGTTTTGCGAGAGCATTTCGACGTCAGCTATACAGAACTTGGTCTGGTTATGACGATGTTCTTCGCGGCGTCCGGTTTGGCCCAGACGCCTGCAGGGTTCCTTGTTGATCGCTTCGGTGCCTACAAGGTTCTGGTCACAGGCCTGTTGCTGCTCGCTGGAAGCATGATCCTTGCTGGTCAAATCACATCGTTCTGGCTGTTTGTCCCCCTGATGATCATGGCCGGTCTCGGCAACAGCGTGTTCCATCCCGCCGACTACGCAATTCTTACCCATGCGGTCGAGCCTAAGCGGATGGCGCTTGCCTATAGCATACATACGATCGGTGGCGTGTTGGGATGGGCGGCGGCACCGGCGGTGCTGTTGTTCTTGGCGTCAGCACTGTCGTGGCCAACTGCCATCAGCCTGGTGGGCAGTTTCGGACTGACCGTCGGGCTCATTCTGATGGCCTCAAAACGCACATTGGATGTGACCCCGCGCCATGCTGGGACAGGCACCAAGGCGGGAGCAGAGAAGGGGAGGGTGTTGATTACGGCTCCGATCCTGGCTTGTTTTACGTATTTCGCCTTGTTGTCTATATCCTTGACCGGTTTGCAGACTTTCATGCCGACAGCCCTGCCGAAGCTGCACGGTATCGATCTCACGACAGCCAGTCTGATGCTGACCGGATACATGATCGCCAATGCGGCCGGCACCCTGGTCGGGGGGATTGCGGCCGGGCGCACCCATCGTCACGAATTCATGGTTGCCGCTGGTCTTGCCGGTGCCGCTTTAACCGTTCTGGCCGTTGGTCATGTGGCTATGAGCGCTGGCGTTCTTCTTGTTGCCATCGCGATCGCAGGCTTCCTATCCGGATCGACGACCCCAGCCCGAGATATGTTGGTGCGCTCGGCCGCACCGGCCGGTGCCACGGGCAGGGTGTTCGGTTTCGTCTATTCAGGGCTCGATCTTGGGGCATGTCTGGCGCCGCTGGTTTTGGGCGTGCTCCTCGATAATGGGCATCCGGCCGTAGCAATGACGGTAATCGCCGCAAGCCTGTTCACGACAATCTTTTCGGCCTTTTTGATTGGAAAGGCACCGAAGGCACAGACCACCTGACACCAGTTCTCACTGCTCATGACCTATGGTCCAGGCTCGAGAGCCGATGGACATGATCTTCCAGGGCTAATCGATGAGGCGGTACCCGGCCTCGCAACAGTGATCAAAACTATCCTGATAGGATTTGAACTCGCGGTTCGAGAGCCAGTTGTCGCGCAGGAACTGCCAGACATTCTCGACCGGGTTCAGCTCAGGCAAGCGCGGGGGCAGCGGCACGAGAGTGATGTTGGCGGGCACCTTGAGGTTCGCCGAGGTATGTCATCCAGCTTGATCGACGACCAGGGCTGTATGGGCGCCGGGCCGTAAAGCCTGGGAGATCTCGGCCAGATGCAGTTCCATGGCGGCGGCATTGCAGAACGGCAGGATCAGTCCTGCCCCTATTCCCCGCTCCGGGCAGATGGCGCCGAATATGTAGCGGGATCGGGTTCGTTGATCGTGCGGCGCTCGCGGCCGGGTTCCCCGCCGGGCCCATCGGCGTGTGGTCTTGGTGTTCTGGCCCATACGGGCCTCGTCTTGGAACCAGATCTCGATGGAACCCTCGACCCGGCTGGCCATGTCCGCAATCAGGGTGGGGAAGTTTTTTTGGACGCTGCTGCGGCTTCGCCATCCTGGGCGTAAGGGCGGGGCCGAGCAGAAAGCTTACGATAGCCAAGGGCGCGCAGTTCGCGGCTCAGGGTCTGCGGGCTGATGCTGATGCGGAACTCCTCCCAGACCCATTGGGCCAGGTCGGCCAACTGCCAACGGACCACCCCATGAATGGCAGGTGTCGGTCCGGCCTCGACAATGCTGGCCAACTCGGCCCGTTGCTCGGCGTTCAGCTTCGGTGTCTGCCCAGGGGCTTTGCCGTCGACCAGCCCAGCAGTACGAGGCACCAGCTTCTGATGCGCGTTACCGTCCTGGATCAGCCGTTCCAGACAGGCTCGATCCGGAGCAATCAGGTTCAGGTCAATGGCCCAGCGAGATACATCCATGACCCAAGCCTGCCCGGATCCAGGGTAGAACGTAACCCCCTGTCCGGCTCACCCCACAAGGAGCATCTGCATTGATCCCGTTGTTGCACCGGCCCTCCTGATCTGGGCATCATAGATTTGGCTACCGGTGTGGTGCGGGCAACAGCATCAGATCGCAATCAGACCGATCCAACTCTTAGCGCGACGAGGGCATGATGCTGCAGAAGGTAAGCTTTATTGGCTTGGGCGTTATGGGCGCACCGATGGCACGGCACCTCGCCGAAAGAGAGTATGAGGTCACGGTCTATAACCGAACTCCCGCCAAAGCCGCGGCGTGGGTAACGGCGCATGGTGGACGGGCAGCCGCCACTCCGCGACAAGCGGCAGAAGGCGCCGACCTTGTGTTCACTTGCGTCGGCGACGATAATGACGTGCGTGCGGTTGTTTTCGGACCAGATGGGGTGCTTGCAGGCATGAAGCCTGGCAGTGTGTTGATTGACCATACGACAGCTTCGGCTGCCCTCGCTAGAGAAGTGCATGCAGCCGCAGGCGAGCAAGGGGTCGATTTTCTTGATGCGCCTGTGTCAGGCGGGCAGTCAGGGGCGGAGCAGGGCAAGCTAACGGTTATGGTTGGCGGTGAATCATCCGTGTTTGATCGTACAAGCCCGGCCCTATG is a window from the Indioceanicola profundi genome containing:
- a CDS encoding DUF6166 domain-containing protein yields the protein MTKVYRGDRTIDGVSVTVDGQPLPYRTDLKRIADDDFEWSYEGDAPSQLALAILADHLGDEQAVALYDLFMREVVANFSNEWEMTSEDIDEALSQIRSQAA
- a CDS encoding Ig-like domain-containing protein → MPITANATIRTCSTSTLTFSGMPALGDGGTLDIRLSATDLAGARVPDDFTIEIEPSNHGPVANSDTVKVNEDATTLNLWNTLLADDTEPDAGDTRTIVSVNTEGTVGTVSFSAATRTVTYSTDDPARDLLEPDGAPVPTSFIYMIRDAGDLESTATVTVNVPGV
- a CDS encoding calcium-binding protein, which gives rise to MFTGTKGNDTLQATSASERMNAGDGDDVLTGAGGGDTMNGADGADLFLFGPGFGKDEVIGFKVGEDKIHVLDYFDGTSLDTHVEAFAFFDSNGDTTLSALDDRISLAKGRLVLDFGEGNQISFVGVKELGSDAFDGAMV
- a CDS encoding sterol desaturase family protein — encoded protein: MELTQTVMTERQRKYRETYRERVAGWYNGWLHVAIIYTIGFTALYIYLANVENLRWWELLIVPVTFLGANFFEWFLHRYVMHRPSKIPALRAIYNRHTLMHHQFFTEEEMRFANHHDWRVTFFPPYALATFTLMSIPMALVAGWIFTPNVGWLFITTTTSMYLIYEFMHFCTHVDENWFVRNVPFINTNRRHHTAHHNQSIMMERNMNLTFPIMDWLFGTSDLNRGLIGHLFNGYDTRYVKQDMRKTSRTPKPQSKHTMVAAE
- a CDS encoding Zn-dependent alcohol dehydrogenase; this encodes MVLSYQAAVLHEAGSPLRIETVTAPDLRPKEVLVQVRAAGLCHTDLEVIQGQLRYPMPIILGHEAAGEVVAMGSEAQEVQVGDHVVLSWNPHCNSCFYCNRDLPILCEPYLQEGAKALHFDGTSKARQADGTELHHLMFLGTFAEYCIVPDQQAVPVPKAIPFDAACLIGCGVMTGAGAALNIAEIAPGDSVMVVGCGAVGLAAVQGARMAKAGTIIAVDLNDQKLDLATRLGATHGVNASKADVAAQVRALTQGRGADVVLESAGSPAAFRTTVEAVRPGGQVIWLGKTDVQADISFRWGALMQEKRIRRSSYGGARPSRDFPMLAQAYIDGTLKLDELITQRIGLDRINDGFAALARGEAIRSVVMF
- a CDS encoding MFS transporter, whose translation is MPLQKSDNSSRSAKVIALVGGGHFFSHFYHLTLPPLFPVLREHFDVSYTELGLVMTMFFAASGLAQTPAGFLVDRFGAYKVLVTGLLLLAGSMILAGQITSFWLFVPLMIMAGLGNSVFHPADYAILTHAVEPKRMALAYSIHTIGGVLGWAAAPAVLLFLASALSWPTAISLVGSFGLTVGLILMASKRTLDVTPRHAGTGTKAGAEKGRVLITAPILACFTYFALLSISLTGLQTFMPTALPKLHGIDLTTASLMLTGYMIANAAGTLVGGIAAGRTHRHEFMVAAGLAGAALTVLAVGHVAMSAGVLLVAIAIAGFLSGSTTPARDMLVRSAAPAGATGRVFGFVYSGLDLGACLAPLVLGVLLDNGHPAVAMTVIAASLFTTIFSAFLIGKAPKAQTT
- a CDS encoding NAD(P)-dependent oxidoreductase, which produces MMLQKVSFIGLGVMGAPMARHLAEREYEVTVYNRTPAKAAAWVTAHGGRAAATPRQAAEGADLVFTCVGDDNDVRAVVFGPDGVLAGMKPGSVLIDHTTASAALAREVHAAAGEQGVDFLDAPVSGGQSGAEQGKLTVMVGGESSVFDRTSPALWSYARAVTLLGPVGSGQLTKMVNQICIAGLLMGLAEGLQFAKMAGLNGDLVLDVISKGAAQSWQMENRGRTMLRDEFEFGFAVDWMRKDLRICLAEAHHSGASLPVTALIEQFYGLLQARGGGRLDTSSLIKLLQTEAAGNRSSSRSNHGV